In the genome of Candoia aspera isolate rCanAsp1 chromosome 1, rCanAsp1.hap2, whole genome shotgun sequence, one region contains:
- the ADARB1 gene encoding double-stranded RNA-specific editase 1 isoform X1 yields MDIDDEDNMSSDSPDLKENRNMDNISPKDGTVQGAGEGNQLPNGGGTSSRKRLLEEGSNGHSKFRPKKKKKTPGPVLPKNALMQLNEIKPGLQYKLLSQTGPVHAPIFVMAVEVNGQVFEGSGPTKKKAKLHAAEKALRSFVQFPNASEAHLAMGRTLSVNTDFTSDQADFSDTLFNGFENPVQSDHSFYLESNGDGSFSSSADFSLSSAVASSLIQSSLPAPSPYTSTSGKNPVMILNELRPGLKYDFISESGESHAKNFVMAVSVDGQTFEGSGRNKKLAKARAAQSALASLFNMQLDQTPSHQPIPSEGLQLHLPQVLADAVARLVVEKFSDLTDNFTSPHARRKVLAGVVMTTGTDVKDAQVISVSTGTKCINGEYMSDRGLALNDCHAEIIARRCLLKFLYTQLELHLSNKEDQQKSIFIKSEQGGFKLDENVQFHLYISTSPCGDARIFSPHEAAQEDQGDRHPNRKARGQLRTKIESGEGTIPVRSTTTIQTWDGVLQGERLLTMSCSDKIARWNVLGIQGALLSLFVEPIYLSSIILGSLYHGDHLSRAAYQRIAEIEDLPPLYTLNRPLLSGISNAEARQPGKAPNFSVNWTVGDAGLEVINATTGKDELGRASRLCKHALYTRWMRVYAKLPASLHSKVNKPNMYHETKQVAVEYQTAKDCLFKAFLKAGLGAWVEKPIEQDQFSLIV; encoded by the exons GTTCAGACAGCCCTGATCTTAAAGAGAACCGCAACATGGACAACATTTCACCTAAAGATGGGACTGTGCAAGGTGCTGGGGAGGGGAATCAGCTCCCCAATGGTGGTGGCACCAGCAGTAGGAAGCGGCTGTTGGAAGAGGGGAGCAATGGTCACTCCAAGTTCCgcccaaagaagaagaagaaaactccAGGTCCAGTGCTGCCCAAGAATGCCCTGATGCAGCTGAATGAAATCAAGCCTGGCTTACAGTACAAGCTTCTCTCCCAAACAGGACCAGTCCATGCTCCAATTTTTGTGATGGCAGTAGAAGTTAACGGGCAGGTGTTTGAAGGGTCTGGCCCTACGAAAAAGAAGGCAAAACTCCATGCAGCTGAGAAGGCTCTGAGGTCCTTTGTTCAGTTTCCTAATGCATCAGAAGCTCATCTAGCAATGGGAAGAACTCTTTCGGTAAATACAGACTTTACTTCCGACCAGGCCGATTTCTCAGACACGCTCTTCAATGGGTTTGAAAATCCAGTTCAGTCTGATCATTCCTTTTATTTGGAATCCAATGGAGATGGTTCCTTTAGCTCCAGTGCAGATTTCAGCCTCTCATCAGCTGTGGCTAGTAGCCTTATCCAGTCATCTCTCCCTGCCCCATCACCATACACGTCAACAAGTGGGAAGAATCCAGTGATGATACTAAATGAACTTCGACCAGGGttaaaatatgattttatttcagaaagtggAGAGAGTCATGCTAAGAATTTTGTAATGGCTGTGTCAGTGGATGGCCAAACTTTTGAAGGATCTGGACGGAACAAAAAACTTGCAAAGGCTCGGGCAGCTCAGTCAGCTCTTGCATCTCTGTTTAATATGCAGTTGGACCAAACACCATCTCACCAACCTATTCCTAGTGAGGGACTCCAGTTACACTTGCCACAG GTTTTAGCTGATGCTGTTGCACGCTTGGTCGTAGAGAAATTCAGCGATTTGACAGATAACTTTACATCACCTCATGCACGTAGAAAAGTGCTAGCTGGTGTTGTCATGACAACAG GTACTGATGTGAAAGACGCTCAGGTTATAAGTGTTTCTACAGGAACAAAATGTATTAACGGAGAATATATGAGTGACCGTGGTCTTGCTTTGAATGATTGCCATGCAGAAATTATAGCTCGGAGATGCCTACTTAAATTTCTTTATACACAACTTGAACTGCATTTAAG CAATAAGGAAGACCAACAAAAATCTATTTTCATCAAGTCAGAACAAGGTGGCTTTAAATTGGATGAAAATGTGCAGTTTCATCTCTATATCAGCACCTCCCCGTGTGGTGATGCTCGGATTTTTTCACCACACGAAGCTGCCCAAGAAG ATCAAGGAGACAGACACCCCAACCGGAAAGCAAGAGGTCAGCTACGGACAAAAATTGAATCTGGGGAAGGAACGATCCCTGTCCGTTCTACAACTACGATCCAGACATGGGATGGAGTTCTTCAGGGAGAGAGGTTACTTACTATGTCATGCAGTGATAAGATAGCTAG GTGGAATGTACTTGGTATTCAAGGAGCATTACTTAGCCTCTTTGTGGAGCCAATATACCTGTCAAGCATTATCTTGGGAAGTTTGTATCATGGAGATCATTTGTCCAGGGCAGCATACCAGCGGATAGCAGAGATCGAAGATCTACCCCCTCTCTATACGCTTAACAGACCTTTACTCAGCG gTATTAGCAATGCTGAAGCCCGTCAGCCAGGAAAAGCACCTAATTTCAGTGTAAACTGGACAGTTGGAGATGCTGGCCTGGAAGTGATTAATGCTACAACAGGCAAGGATGAGCTTGGTCGTGCATCCCGCCTTTGTAAGCATGCACTATATACTCGCTGGATGCGTGTTTATGCAAAG